CCATGCCGATGACGGCGAAGATGACCATGAGGATGAAGCCCCAGTTATAGCCGATGGCCTGGGCTGCGGCCTTGCCGGCGGAGGCCTGCGAAGTCGCGGCCAGCGAGATGACGAGCATCGCAAGCGCTGTGCCCAGCGAACCGCCGACCTGACGAACGGTGGAGGAAGCGGCGTTGGCGTGCGCGGTGAGGCGGGCGGAGCTCAGGTTGATGCCGGCGGTGAACGTGGTCATCATCGTGAAGGAGATGCCGACCATGCGCAGCGCGTAGCACAAGCCGATCACGAACAGGCTGGTTTTGGCGCTGAACCAGAGCATGGGCACCGAGCCGATCAGGAGCATCAGGAAGCCGAACAGCGAAAGTTTCTTGATGCCGAGCTTGTCGTAAAGTGTGCCGGAAATCGGGTTGCAGATCACCATGACCAAGGCTCCCGGCATCATCACCAGGCCGCTGGTCAGCGCCGATTCGCCACGCGTGGTCTGCAGATAGAGCGGCAGGACGAGCTCGATGCCGACCATGGCGATGTTGCTGATGGTGCTCAAGAGGGTGCAGAGGTTGAAGCGGGCGTTGCCGAAGACGTGGATGTCGAGCAGCGGCTTAGTGAGCTTCAGCTGGCGCACGCAGAAAAGCGCCATAATGACCACACCGATGATGAACAGCACCGCAAGCATCAGCGTGATCCGCCCGGTGTTGCCGACTTCGGAAAGCGCATAAAGAATGAGTCCAAAGCCGAAAATGGATTCGGCGAAGGAGATAACGTCGGTCGTGCTGTGGTGCGGCGAGGTGAGGTTGCGCACCAGCGGGACGGCAAGAATCGCGGTGATGGCACTGGCGACGGCAAGGATGATGAAGAGCATCTTCCAGCTGGAGACTTTGAGGATCAGGCCCGAGATGGTGGGTCCGACCGCCGGTCCGAAACCGATGACCAGGCCGGTGATGCCCATGGCCATGCCGCGCTTTTCTGGCGGGAACATCATCAGGATGACGTTCTGGATGAACGGCATGAGCCCGCCGGCAGCGATCGCCTCAATGATACGGCCCGCGAGCAGCACCCAGAAGTTCGGCGCGAAAATGCAGACGATCGAGCCGACGAAGAAGACGGCCATCAAGGTCACGAACGTGGTACGCAGATTGAAGGACTCGAACACCCATGCGGACATCGGAATCATCAGCCCGACTACCAGCAGATAGGCGGTCGTCAGCCATTGCGCCGTAGCCTGGCTTACCGAGAACGCACCCATGATCGTGGGCAGCGCGTTGTTCAAGAATGTCTCCGCCATCAGCGCCGTGAACGAACCCAACAGCAACACCGCCATCATCAGCGCACGTTGGCGAGAAGTGATCGAAGACGTGAAGCCTCCACTTTCCTGCTCAGATTCATTCTGTGAGGTTGCAGCCTGTTGCTGCCCACTGTTCTTTTCTGTCGATTCCTGACTGACCATTGATAACCTTCCTTATTTATAGCAAGCTACAGTTTGAATAAAAAAACTTATTTACTCTTCGTTTATAAAGACTGAACCATTACTATCCGCAGCTCGGTAACTTC
This sequence is a window from Bifidobacterium sp. ESL0745. Protein-coding genes within it:
- a CDS encoding MDR family MFS transporter yields the protein MVSQESTEKNSGQQQAATSQNESEQESGGFTSSITSRQRALMMAVLLLGSFTALMAETFLNNALPTIMGAFSVSQATAQWLTTAYLLVVGLMIPMSAWVFESFNLRTTFVTLMAVFFVGSIVCIFAPNFWVLLAGRIIEAIAAGGLMPFIQNVILMMFPPEKRGMAMGITGLVIGFGPAVGPTISGLILKVSSWKMLFIILAVASAITAILAVPLVRNLTSPHHSTTDVISFAESIFGFGLILYALSEVGNTGRITLMLAVLFIIGVVIMALFCVRQLKLTKPLLDIHVFGNARFNLCTLLSTISNIAMVGIELVLPLYLQTTRGESALTSGLVMMPGALVMVICNPISGTLYDKLGIKKLSLFGFLMLLIGSVPMLWFSAKTSLFVIGLCYALRMVGISFTMMTTFTAGINLSSARLTAHANAASSTVRQVGGSLGTALAMLVISLAATSQASAGKAAAQAIGYNWGFILMVIFAVIGMVASFFLPNATTEREAIAAESK